The DNA window CCCACTGATGCGCGCGGTGACCATCGCCCGCCCCGGCGGGCCGGAGACCCTCTCGCTGGCCGAGCGCCCCCTCCCGGAGCCGGGTCCCGGCGAGATCCGGGTACGGGTGCACGCCTCCGCGCTGAACCGCGCCGACCTGCTGCAGCGCATGGGCCGCTACCCCGCCCCGCCCGGGGCGCCGCAGGACGTCCCCGGGCTGGAGTACGCGGGCGAGGTGGACGCGGTGGGCGAGGGCGCCGGCCTCTGGGCGGTGGGGAACCGGGTGATGGGGATCGTGGGCGGCGGCGGCCACGCCGAGTACGTCGTGGTGCACGAGCGCGAGGCCATGCGGATCCCGCACGACCTCCCGGTGGAGGAGGCGGCGGCCGTCCCCGAGGCCTTCCTCACCGCCTACGACGCGCTCTTCCGCCGGCTGGAGCTGGAGGTGGGGGAGCGGGTGCTGATCCACGCCGTGGGGAGCGGCGTCGGCACCGCCGCGGTGCAGCTCGCCCACACCGCGGGCGCCACGACGATCGGCACCTCGCGCACGGCGGAGAAGCTGCGCCGCGCGGAGGAGCTGGGGCTGGACGTGGGGATCGACACCTCGCGCGAGGAGCTCCCCGCCGCGCTGGAGAGCGCCACCTACGGGAGCGGGGTGCACGCCGTGCTGGACCTGGTGGGCGGGAAGGTGCTGGAGGCGTCGCTGCGCGGGCTGGCGCAGGGCGGGAGGGTGGTGGTCGTGGGCACGGTGGCCGGCTCCAGGGTGGAGCTGGACCTGGGGCTGATCCTCCGCCGACGGATCCGCATCGTCGGCACGGTGATGCGCTCCCGCCCGCTGGAGGAGAAGATCGCCCTGGCGCGGGAGTTCTCCAGCACCGTGCTCCCGCTGCTCTCCTCCGGGAAGATCCGCCCCGTGATCGACCGCACCTACCCCTTCGCCGACATCGCCGAGGCCCACCGCTACATGGAGTCCAACGACTCCTTCGGCAAGATCGTGCTCACCTGGTGACGACGCCCCCGCCGGGATTTCCCGGCGGGGGCGCCGCTCCGCACTTCGCACTACTTCGCCTCCAGGATCCTCCCGATCTGGTCCCGCGCCGCCTCCAGGGCGCGCAGCTCGCCGCGAAGGAGCGCCTGCGCCTCGGTGGGCACGGCGGCGGCCGTGGAGCCGGCGGGGCGCGCGGGCGGGCTCGCCCGCACTTCGACCTCCGCCAGGTAGATCCGCTGCAGGTTGCGGCGGAAGGGGTCCACCTCCACCCTCCCCCCTTCCAGCTCGCTCCAGATCCCCCGCCGCACGTCGCCCAGCATCTCGCCCACGGTGTACACCTGCGACGCATCGGCCGCCAGCGCCTCGAACTCGGTCATCCGCCGCATCCGGGCGTCGTTCAGGAGCTGCTGGAGGATGCCGCGCTGCGCGCTGCCGATGCGGCTCATCGCCCCCTCCACCTCGATGCGCCGGAGGATCTCCGGGTCCAGGAAGAAGCGCGGCGTGCGGAACGCCTCCTCGTTCAGGAAGCGCACCGCCTCCCGCTGGCGCGCGCGGGCCACCGGGGTGAAGCGCACCCCCTCCTGCCCGCCCCGCTTCTCCTGCGAGTCCACTCCGCCCACTAGGATCGCCACGTGCCCCAGCTCCGTCCGCCACTGGCCCACCAGCCGGGTGTACAGCTCGTGCAGGTCGGCGAAGTCCTCGCCCGGCCGCACCGTGGCGGGGATCAGCAGGGGGACGGTCCGGCGGACGTTGCGCAGCCCCATGCGGGTGGAGTACACCGGGTCCGCGTCGCCCACGGCCTCGATGTGGTCGCCCGGGTCGGCGCCGCTGCTCCCCACGGTGGTGAAGCGCAGGTACGGCTTGCGGTCCTGCTCGCGCGCCCAGGCGTCCAGCACCGGGCGCTCCTCCTCCGGGGTGCGCGCCTCCGGGATCGGCCGGTACCCCCACGCGGTGGCGAAGCGGTCGTAGGGGCCCACCACGGGGACGAGCAGCTCCGGCGGAACGCGGTCCTCGGGCTGCGCCACGTAGTTGAAGCGCGAGTAGTCCATGATGGAGGGCGTGTGCCGCATCCGCCGCAGGAAGCCCACGCTGCGCAGGCTGTCGGCCGGGTAGGTGGCGCTCGCCTTGTGGTTGTGGGGGAAGCCCAGCGTGTGCCCCACCTCGTGCGCCACCACGTAGCGCAGCAGCTCGCCCATCAGCGAGTCCGGGAAGGGGACGCGCCGCGCCCGCGGATCGAGCGGCGCCACCTGCCCGAAGTACTGGCTGCGCAGGACGTTCAGGATGTTGTGGTAGATCCGGATGTCGGCCTCCAGGATCTCCCCGGTGCGCGGGTCCACCACCCGCGGCCCCGTCGCGTTCTCCATCTCGGAGGGGAGCCAGCGCACCACGGAATGGCGCGCGTCCTCGGCCGACCAGTCCGGGTCCTCCGCCGGGGTGGGCGCGTCGCGCGCCACGATGGCGCCCCGGAACCCGGCCGCCTCGAACGCCGGCTGCCAGTCCTCGATCCCCCGCTTCACGTACGGGACCCACTGGGCCGGCGTGGCCGGGTCCACGTAGAAGACGATGGGCTTCACCGGCTCGGAGACCTCCGCGGAGGGGTCCCGCTTCTCCAGCCGCCACCGCGAGATGTAGGTGCGGCGCGCGGCGCGGTGCTCTTCCGTGCCGAAGTCGCGCCGGGTCACGCCGAAGAACCCCACCCGCGAATCGTGCAGGCGCGGCCTCATGGGCTTCTCCGGGAGGCGCACCATGCTCCAGTGCACCACCACGCTCGCGGTGCGCGCGCCGGGTCGCAGCTCCTCGGGGACGCTGGGGGAGGCGGGCGGGGTGACGGTGTAGGTCTGCGTGGCCTCCACCTCCACGTTGTCCGGGAAGGCGGCCACCCGCTCGATGAAGGAGCGCGACGCGTCCAGCGAGCCGCGCAGCGCGTTTCCCACCCCGAACTCCGGCGTGCTGGTGGTGAAGAGCCGCGTCACGTCGATCACCGCGGAGCCGTCCGGCCCCCACGCCTCCACGTTGAAGACCGCCACCACGGGCTCGTAGTTGGCCGCCTCCACCGCACGGGCGATGGGGAGCGCGGTGTCGGCCACGATGTCGTACGAGACGCTGCGCAGCTACACCCGGTTGTCGCGCCGCTCCCAGCGGAGCA is part of the Longimicrobiaceae bacterium genome and encodes:
- a CDS encoding NAD(P)H-quinone oxidoreductase, with amino-acid sequence MRAVTIARPGGPETLSLAERPLPEPGPGEIRVRVHASALNRADLLQRMGRYPAPPGAPQDVPGLEYAGEVDAVGEGAGLWAVGNRVMGIVGGGGHAEYVVVHEREAMRIPHDLPVEEAAAVPEAFLTAYDALFRRLELEVGERVLIHAVGSGVGTAAVQLAHTAGATTIGTSRTAEKLRRAEELGLDVGIDTSREELPAALESATYGSGVHAVLDLVGGKVLEASLRGLAQGGRVVVVGTVAGSRVELDLGLILRRRIRIVGTVMRSRPLEEKIALAREFSSTVLPLLSSGKIRPVIDRTYPFADIAEAHRYMESNDSFGKIVLTW
- a CDS encoding zinc-dependent metalloprotease, yielding MRSVSYDIVADTALPIARAVEAANYEPVVAVFNVEAWGPDGSAVIDVTRLFTTSTPEFGVGNALRGSLDASRSFIERVAAFPDNVEVEATQTYTVTPPASPSVPEELRPGARTASVVVHWSMVRLPEKPMRPRLHDSRVGFFGVTRRDFGTEEHRAARRTYISRWRLEKRDPSAEVSEPVKPIVFYVDPATPAQWVPYVKRGIEDWQPAFEAAGFRGAIVARDAPTPAEDPDWSAEDARHSVVRWLPSEMENATGPRVVDPRTGEILEADIRIYHNILNVLRSQYFGQVAPLDPRARRVPFPDSLMGELLRYVVAHEVGHTLGFPHNHKASATYPADSLRSVGFLRRMRHTPSIMDYSRFNYVAQPEDRVPPELLVPVVGPYDRFATAWGYRPIPEARTPEEERPVLDAWAREQDRKPYLRFTTVGSSGADPGDHIEAVGDADPVYSTRMGLRNVRRTVPLLIPATVRPGEDFADLHELYTRLVGQWRTELGHVAILVGGVDSQEKRGGQEGVRFTPVARARQREAVRFLNEEAFRTPRFFLDPEILRRIEVEGAMSRIGSAQRGILQQLLNDARMRRMTEFEALAADASQVYTVGEMLGDVRRGIWSELEGGRVEVDPFRRNLQRIYLAEVEVRASPPARPAGSTAAAVPTEAQALLRGELRALEAARDQIGRILEAK